ATTTCCTTGATGAAATCTTTTTATTACGCTCCTTACATACAAAAAGTCTTTGCTTTGTATAGATTCCCATGTGTTTGTTCAGATTACCAATTTGaacaaaacttttaccacactacttacatacaaatggcctttcctttgtatggattctcatgtgtactttcaaagtacCACTGTGAgcaaaacttttaccacactctttacatacaaatggtctttcgtttgtgtggattctcatgtgtactttcagatgaCTATTTTGAGTAAAACGTTTCctacactccttacatacaaatggtctttcatttgtatggattctcatgtgtactttcaaatcaatactttgagtaaaacttttaccacactccttacatacaaatggtctttcatttgtgtggattctcatgtgtactttcagacGACTATTTTGAGTAAAACGttgaccacactccttacatacaaatggtctttcatttgtatggattctcatgtggaCTTTCAAATCACTACTTaaagtaaaacttttaccacactccttacatacaaatggtctttcatttgtgtggattctcatgtgtactttcaaataatatttatgacaaaaccTTTTACCACAatcagtacatacaaatggtctttcctTAGTATGGATTCTaatgtgtactttcagattactattttgagtaaaacttttaccacactccttacatacaaatggtctttccttagtatggattctcatgtgtactttcagattactattttgagtaaaacttttaccacactccttacatacaaattgtCTTTCCTtagtatggattctcatgtgtactttcaaattatatttacaacaaaACCTTTTACAACAatcagtacatacaaatggCCTTTCATTTTTATGGTTTCCATTGTCATCTCCTGTAGCACTGGACCCTAAAGAATGCTCCTCAGAGTCTGACAGAGTCTGTTCATTGCTAATAATATCACAATTTCCACATGTCATTGTATTTTCTGGAGAATTCTGGCTCTTATTGGTCACTAACACATCACAGTCACTTCTTGTACTATACTCTATGCAATGCTCCTCAGAGTCTTCTTCAACCATGACTTCATCCAATGTAACAAGTCCATGTTGACAAAGACAATCTATTACCATGAATTTATCTgttaacacaaaaaataaaggTGTCAGTCATGTGACTCACTGATCATAAATCtaaattaacattttatgaatattatgatTGTCAATAATTTTAAAAAGGCAGTGATCATCTGAAGACTATATGTTACTAACAAAGCTTGTCCATATATGTGATTTATATGAATGcaaaaatgtaatgaaacaaCCAAGATCCGGAACATCTCATAGCACATGTAAACAATGCCCAGGTAGACAAGCATATGACATTAGAAGGATAGAAGAAACTAAATGGTACTGTGCTGTGTAAGTCTTACCCATGGAGATGGACTAAATAACACTATAGTGCACTGCATTTCTGCTATATGTCAAGAAGATTCCTTTCAAGCAGTTGAAATGACAGACggacagaaaaaaaagaattctgCATGCTTAATAATCCATTTTGTAATTTACCTATGTCGACTCTGAACCAAGTTTGTATTGATCTGAAGTAAAGATCCCAAGAACACCTTTACATTTGTTGGCAAATAATTGAAAAAgtaccaatggtgttgtagcacaattgtacaATTCCTGATTAcaccctgttatctttgcaatatataccaTTGCATTATTTGGCactttctgtgtgtgtgcatggcCTTGCTGCTAAGCACATAATAACACACCCAAATTTTACTGTTGCTTAGGGAGCTGCCTTGTAGCTAGCtatattagcatacattttttgacaaaggTTAGCATACACTGCTATCTTTGCAAAACATATTtgcatttagctgttgctaagAATGCTACAATTGCTAGGGCAAGTTGTCTTGAAaaatatctgcagaataactcCTCTACAATATTTTGGCCCCCATTAACAAATAAGTTTTCGGGGTATAACTTCTGTGGTTTTGATATGGCCAGtattaggtaaaatctacccaccccaccCAAACCCCCATGTCATGTTACCTGGGTACGGATTTCCcatacaaaattaccatagactctatagggaaacactgccatttacctcctttctccctttctgttactgtgGTTCCCCAATCTTAGCAAAACGCTGACCTTTTCCATAAAAATTCATATATTCAGACCAAAGGCatatttttgacccaaaactcACGTCTCTTATACAATCCATTTCATACAAAAATTTCTATCTCTACACCCTCACCAAATACTATAGcatggcaatcagtctggcAGGCTTTGACATTAAGTTgttgaaatacacacacaacatagatacacacatttcaccatgcctttAGTAATACTGAAGCATTTCgtcatgtaaaatcatgaagacTCTCCTCAAGAgcacacattttatgaaaatatctctttcctggagtggcattccccttataagttataattgtttacatacacacgtacatttgtacatcaatacatacacactcaccaTTCCTTTAGCATACTGAACCagctcagttgtgctaaaagggACTTTCACTGTCTAATTCAAATCCGATACTACTGACTCACAAATTTCTGCAAACAACAAACTTGTCATCAAGTCAATATGATACAATGGAATGGGTGGTGTTATGTATTACTACAACATACCTTTGTCAGAGAGTGTGTTATTCTCAAGTCGGTAAAGTAACACTTGATATGCTTTATTCAAGTATCGTTCATATAGGCTGAATACCAACTCTTCATTGTCCATTTCTGATTCAGAAAGCAAATGCAATTTAGTGACTGTTTAGtacaaagacaaaagattgtatattttgaccACTAGGGGCGCCGTGTCATGGTGGGGAGAATACGTACTTCAGCATGCAAATTGTCCGTGTCTGTATGTTGCAACAGTATGGACCCATTAACAGAGGCTTGCGGGACGCCGTGCTGACGTAGTTACCCTTAGAAAGCAGATGTTGACTGTTTActaatacataatgtttattGGTGAACTGACCCGTCATGATTACTGTAGTCTGTAGTGTACAATAAATTCAAGGTGGACGTGCTCTTTATCAGGCGGGTACGCGGGCTTGATTGTTCACTTTCGTCAATTTTGTCCATATATTCACTGTCAAATTACTTTACCTGATGATTAAGTACCTACCTAGAGTTTATCTTGTCTAGAAAGTGATTGGAGAGTGCCCCAGGATTGATTATCCGCACAGTGCAGTCCACAGACAGTGTCTATGTTGTCGTACCAGAGACGCCAACCAAAATCTTTACTAATAAGTCGTGTCATCGCTCATGCGCACATTGGTATTGTTTGTCTCACGTCTGTTTGGTTagattggtacatgtacactaactGAATTGAAAAAATTTAGACTCCACGAAAACGCTTCACCACACGGCAAAACATCGGGAGTGTCATTtgaatcataattttatgaGAACACTGTGTTGAAATATGAACCTCATGTTGTTGTTTGACATtgtaataatttgatatattttaccatACACCCTCCCTCCACCATGGTGGAGGGGCTGTGATTTAAACTAGCTGAGGGCGCACAATCAAAACGAGTCTCTGCGTTTGTTAAGGTTCCGTTCATTAGTACAACGGGTGGGATGGGTGAGAGAATGGGGAGGGCGGGGAACCTGAAATTTTGCGTCACTGTTATTAGAGGTGACgcaatttctttaaatttcgCCACTGTCtttgataaacaaatgaatagaATACACATTTGATAAAATCATGAATATGGTTTATTAATATCTTAGAATGTATACCAAACATTTCAgttttaataacacacacacacacacacacacacacacacacagacacacacacacacaccatgcctatagcactactaaactTCATTAGTTTACTTATATTGGCAATTGGTCTTCTGAAATGTATGACATCTTTGAAAGTCTAGATATTGATGAGTTCATGCCATGTAATACTGGGA
This portion of the Glandiceps talaboti chromosome 7, keGlaTala1.1, whole genome shotgun sequence genome encodes:
- the LOC144437469 gene encoding uncharacterized protein LOC144437469; the encoded protein is MDNEELVFSLYERYLNKAYQVLLYRLENNTLSDKDKFMVIDCLCQHGLVTLDEVMVEEDSEEHCIEYSTRSDCDVLVTNKSQNSPENTMTCGNCDIISNEQTLSDSEEHSLGSSATGDDNGNHKNERPFVCTDCCKRFCCKYNLKVHMRIHTKERQFVCKECGKSFTQNSNLKVHMRIHTKERPFVCKECGKSFTQNSNLKVHIRIHTKERPFVCTDCGKRFCHKYYLKVHMRIHTNERPFVCKECGKSFTLSSDLKVHMRIHTNERPFVCKECGQRFTQNSRLKVHMRIHTNERPFVCKECGKSFTQSIDLKVHMRIHTNERPFVCKECRKRFTQNSHLKVHMRIHTNERPFVCKECGKSFAHSGTLKVHMRIHTKERPFVCK